The Pseudolabrys sp. FHR47 genome contains a region encoding:
- a CDS encoding HlyD family efflux transporter periplasmic adaptor subunit — translation MNARFVVVAAPIEGAVVNSPPKAGTTVSEGEQLLIIQNERVNRSMLSEHQAELRATQAALKASLLRQTGLQSLRDDMLRRLAVYRKAMLENTDREIASQEERIGSSEARGTERKSDLERKQSLRSSGHLSAMELEKSVAGEDVAKHELEGARNELDRLRRKRAAIENDVYIEEGRNDVPYSLQRVDEIDLALKSLLAMRVEQEARIVKFQQQIADEEARTERLRFASVLSELTGVVWRNFVATGSNVTVGQELVNILDCRDLFVEILVHEVDYDDIYPGRDAEVRLLGRSDSIPGRVAFVRGSRADFEDRILAASLPRTEGKYAKIRIELVPSDLNTDYRNFCQVGRTVHVRFRRRSVPLLRWLRSLWFSIS, via the coding sequence GTGAACGCCCGCTTTGTGGTCGTCGCCGCGCCGATCGAAGGGGCCGTCGTCAATAGTCCGCCCAAAGCCGGCACAACCGTATCCGAGGGTGAGCAATTGCTGATCATACAGAATGAGCGCGTCAACCGTTCTATGCTGAGCGAACATCAGGCAGAGTTGCGCGCAACGCAGGCGGCACTGAAGGCATCGCTGTTGCGCCAAACCGGACTGCAGTCGCTGCGCGATGACATGCTGCGGCGTCTCGCCGTCTATCGTAAGGCGATGCTGGAGAATACGGATCGGGAAATTGCCAGCCAGGAGGAGCGTATCGGCTCCAGCGAAGCGCGCGGGACGGAACGCAAGAGCGATCTCGAACGCAAGCAGTCTCTGCGATCCTCCGGGCATCTGTCCGCGATGGAGCTGGAAAAATCCGTTGCCGGCGAGGATGTCGCCAAACATGAACTGGAGGGTGCGAGGAACGAACTGGATCGACTGCGGCGCAAACGTGCGGCAATCGAGAACGATGTGTATATCGAAGAAGGGCGTAACGACGTGCCGTATTCGTTGCAGCGCGTCGACGAAATCGATCTGGCGCTCAAAAGCCTTTTGGCCATGCGCGTCGAACAGGAGGCACGGATCGTCAAGTTTCAGCAACAGATTGCGGACGAGGAAGCCCGTACCGAGAGGCTCAGATTTGCATCGGTGCTGAGCGAGCTGACCGGCGTGGTCTGGCGTAATTTCGTCGCCACCGGATCGAACGTGACCGTCGGACAAGAACTCGTCAACATCCTCGATTGCCGCGACCTGTTCGTGGAGATTTTGGTCCACGAGGTTGATTACGACGACATTTATCCGGGGCGGGACGCCGAGGTTCGCTTGCTCGGGCGCAGCGATTCCATTCCCGGCCGTGTGGCCTTCGTCAGGGGCAGTCGCGCGGATTTCGAAGACAGGATACTCGCAGCCTCTCTTCCGCGGACCGAGGGGAAATACGCAAAAATTCGTATCGAATTGGTGCCGTCCGACCTCAACACCGATTATCGGAATTTCTGCCAGGTCGGCCGCACGGTTCATGTGCGATTCCGGAGGCGAAGCGTCCCCCTCTTGCGCTGGTTGCGGAGCCTATGGTTCAGCATCTCCTAG